The genomic interval ATATGCCGCACAGTTGATACAGGCGTGTATTTCCTGCTGTGAGAAAAAATTGCTGACAGCTTCCTCACTGGTAATATCCAACTCATTGAAGTCGGTATACAGGAAGGAAAACCCGGAATGATCCGCAGCGATCTTTTTCAATGCTTGTCCCAGCTGGCCATTGGCGCCGGTTACCAGAATATTTTTCATTTACTTATTTGAATTGAAAACGAAGTTATGCGTACAATTTTCCAGTGTAGGCAGCACTATATCCTTTTCAGATACAATAGCATCGGCCAGGTCAATACCCCAGTCGATGTTCAGTGCAGGATCATTATAGATGATGCCTCCTTCACTGGCTTTATGATAGAAGTTATCGCATTTATACATCACCTCTGCTGTTTCACTGATCACGGAATACCCATGCGCAAAGCCTTTGGGCACCAGCAACTGTAATTTATTCTCAGCGCTCAGTTCTATGGAAAAGGCCTTGCCATAAGTAGGAGAGCCTTTACGGATATCTACTGCCACGTCTATGATCTTTCCTTCCAGCACTCTCACCAGCTTAGTCTGCGCATATGGCTCCAGCTGGTAATGTAATCCTCTCAGTACGCCGTAGGTGGAACGCGCCTGGTTATCCTGTACAAAAGGCAGGTGTAATCCATGCTGTTCAAAGGTTTGCGCGCTGTAGCTTTCAAAAAAATAGCCACGGCTATCATTAAACACCCGGGGTTCATATATCAGCAACCCTGGGATCCCTGTTTCAGTAAAAGGCATATTTATCTCTTTTGATACTGCTCACTGTAATAATCCTGGTACGCTCCGCTGGTTACATGATCCAGCCATTCTTCGTTGGCGAGGTACCAATCCACTGTTTTTTCAAGACCTTCTTCAAACTGGAGGGAGGGTTCCCAGCCCAGTTCTTTATTGAGTTTGGTGGCGTCAATAGCATAACGCAGGTCATGGCCCGCGCGGTCTTTTACGAAAGTGATCAGTTTAGCAGAAGTACCTGGTGCACGCTGGAGTTTCTTATCCATGATAATGCACAGCAGGTTAATAAGGTCAATATTTTTCCATTCGTTGAAGCCTCCGATGTTGTAGGTTTCTCCTACGCGGCCCTTATGGAAAATAGTATCTATTGCTCTGGCATGATCTTCCACAAACAGCCAGTCACGCACGTTTTCGCCCTTACCATATACTGGTACCGGCTTATTGTTCCTGATGTTGTGAATAGCCAGCGGAATTAATTTTTCCGGGAAATGATTTGAGCCGTAGTTATTGGAACAGTTGGATATAACAGCAGGCAGATGATAGGTGTGGTAATACGCCCTTACAAAATGATCTGAACTTGCCTTTGATGCAGAATAAGGCGAACGGGGATCATACGCCGTTTTTTCGGTAAACAGGCCTTCTGCTCCCAGGCTACCATATACCTCATCGGTCGACACATGATAGAACAGCTTGCCCTCATAATTGTCTTTCCAGTGTTTCCTGGCGGCATTCAGCAACACAGCAGTTCCCATGACATTGGTCCTGATAAAGGCCAGCGGGTCCATGATAGATCTGTCCACATGGCTTTCAGCAGCCAGATGGATCACGCCATCAAACTTATAGGTAGCGAACAGTTCATCAATGAACGGTTCGTCAGTGATATCGCCCTTTACAAAAGTGTAATTAGGCTTATCCTTAATGTCTTTCAGGTTTTCCAGATTACCGGCATAGGTTAATGCATCCAGATTAATGATCTGGTAATGAGGGTAGTTCTTTACAAAAAGCCTCACTACATGAGACCCGATAAATCCTGCGCCACCGGTGATTAATATGGTGTTGTGCATAATGATTATTTAATTCCGGCTACAAATTACGAATTGCGGATGAACCTTCACCTAACCAGTTTTGGTAGTAATGGCCCATCCGCCGTCCGGAGTTATTTATTAAGAGCTTGTTTGAAATACTCATAAGTGATCTTCAGCCCTTCTTTCCTGTCCACTTTGGGCGCCCATCCCAGTAATTCCCTGGCTTTGGTGATATCCGGTTTTCTTTGTTTCGGATCATCTTTTGGAAGTGGCTGATAGATAATCTTTTGTTTGCTGCCTGTCAGCGCCAGGATCTCTTCCGCAAATTCTTTCAGGGAGATCTCTGCCGGGTTGCCGACGTTCACCGGAAGGTGATAGTCACTCAGCAGCAGGCGGTAAATACCGTCTACCAGGTCAGACACATAACAGAAAGAACGGGTCTGGGATCCGTCACCAAAAACGGTGAGGTCCTGTCCGGTCAGTGCCTGGCTCATAAAC from Chitinophaga filiformis carries:
- the rfbC gene encoding dTDP-4-dehydrorhamnose 3,5-epimerase, which gives rise to MPFTETGIPGLLIYEPRVFNDSRGYFFESYSAQTFEQHGLHLPFVQDNQARSTYGVLRGLHYQLEPYAQTKLVRVLEGKIIDVAVDIRKGSPTYGKAFSIELSAENKLQLLVPKGFAHGYSVISETAEVMYKCDNFYHKASEGGIIYNDPALNIDWGIDLADAIVSEKDIVLPTLENCTHNFVFNSNK
- the rfbB gene encoding dTDP-glucose 4,6-dehydratase, which encodes MHNTILITGGAGFIGSHVVRLFVKNYPHYQIINLDALTYAGNLENLKDIKDKPNYTFVKGDITDEPFIDELFATYKFDGVIHLAAESHVDRSIMDPLAFIRTNVMGTAVLLNAARKHWKDNYEGKLFYHVSTDEVYGSLGAEGLFTEKTAYDPRSPYSASKASSDHFVRAYYHTYHLPAVISNCSNNYGSNHFPEKLIPLAIHNIRNNKPVPVYGKGENVRDWLFVEDHARAIDTIFHKGRVGETYNIGGFNEWKNIDLINLLCIIMDKKLQRAPGTSAKLITFVKDRAGHDLRYAIDATKLNKELGWEPSLQFEEGLEKTVDWYLANEEWLDHVTSGAYQDYYSEQYQKR